A segment of the Vibrio sp. YMD68 genome:
TAGCTTTCAATAATCCTTGCTACATTCGATTCGTCTAGCTCGGCAAGTTTTTGTATGTCGTAGTTTAGAAAAGCAGAACGATAGCCTTCCCTCTTTTTCAAAATGGTGATCCAACTCAACCCGGCTTGTGCACCTTCCAGCGTAATAAACTCAAAAAGAACGCGATCGTCATACACAGGGCGTCCCCATTCTTCATCATGGTACGCCTTTTCCAAAGGATGGTTCAGTGCCCAAGCACACGTTTCATTTGCCATTACTCTTTCTCCTTCTCCTTAAAGCAACAAAGCAATAAAGCAATGCCCCTGAAATATCAGAGGCATTGAGTGTCTATATGTCTTTTCTAGGGTGAATCAATCCACCCATTAGTAACCGTTAAATCTTGTTCGGTATTTTGAGTCCATGAAAGAGTCGATACAGCACAGGCACTACGATAAGCGTCAATACGGTTGCAAACCCTAAGCCAAACATAATTGTGACGGCCATCGGTTTAAAGAAGATATCAGGCAACAATGGAACCATACCCAAGATCGTCGTGACCGCTGCCATGCAAACAGGTCGCACACGGCTAAGGGCCGCGTCTACCACAGCAACGTAAGGCTCTTTTCCTGTGCGCATTTCTATTTCAATTTGATCAAGCAATACAATCCCGTTTTTCAACAGCATACCGGACAGACTCAAGAACCCAAGCAGCGCCATAAAACCAAAAGGGGTATTCAAGGCGAGCAAGCCCGTTGTTACCCCTATGATCGCTAACGGTACAGTAAGCCAAACAATCAACGGCTCTTTCACTGAGTTAAATAGGAAGACCGTGATAAGGAACATAAACAAGTAGCCCAATGGCATCGTGGTAAACAATGACTCTTGCGCATCACGAGAAGATTCATATTCCCCACCCCACTCTAGAAAATACCCTGGCGGCATATCTATCGCTTCAATTTGTGGCATTAACCTTTTTTGTAACGTAGACGCCGTCTCTTCACCTAGAATGTCTGGGTCGGCCATCACAGTAAGGACACGCTTACGGTTTTTGCGCACTATGATTGGGTCTTCCCAACGTAGCTCATACCCAAGTGTGATTTGCTGTAAAGGAATGTATTCACTGAGTACAGGGCTCCACATTTTCATGCCTTCAATATTACGAATATCAACCCGTTCATCTTCCGGCAATCGGGTCACTATCGGCATTAGCGTCGTGCCATCTCGATAAACCCCGACAGACTTACCTGAAAACGACATGGACAAGAAATCGTCAACATCCGATTTTGTGATACCGTAACGTCGAGCCTGGCTTTCGTTAAATTGAGGCTCTAAGACTTTTGTTCGCTCACGCCAATCGTGACGTACATTGGTTGCATTTGGGTCGGCAGACATAATCTCTGAAACCTGCGCCGCCAGCCCTCTTAGAATAGTCGGATCTGACCCCACTATTCGCGCTTCAATTTTCGCGCCACCACCAGGACCGAGTTCTATCTGCTTGAGCTTGTAACTGATTTCTGGGAAATCAGACTCAACATACTGACGGAACGCTTCCATAAGATTGTGCAAGGCTTCGTAATCATCAACACGAGTGGTGATTTCTCCATAACCTGCGTAACTTTTCTCTGGTGCATAAGTCAGCATGAAACGCTGTAAACCTTTACCCGCTGTGGTCGTCACATGTTCAACATGATCTTGCTCTGATAGCCAAGACTCTAAAACCTTGAGCTTGGTATTGGTGGCGCGGATATCCGTACCTTCAGGTAACCAAATGTCAGCTTGAAACATCGGAGTCGTTGATGAAGGGAAGAAGGATTGCTTCACCATGGTGAAACCATAAAGGCTAACACCTAACCCCACAACCAATACAATCACAGTTAACCAAGCGCGATTCATACAAAACTCTAGGAAGTTTTTGTAGGCAACAAACACAACCCCATTGTATGGATCACTGTTCTCATCGCCCTCTGGAAGCTTTTGCCCTTTGAAAAACATATCAGCAAAAAACGGCGTCAGTGAAATAGCGGTAAACCAACTGAGCATCAACGAGATCAGCAACACCGTGAACAGGGTGCCACAATATTCGCCAGTGGCATCTTCAGAAAGCCCAATCGGCGCGAATGCCGTCACCGCGATAATAGTAGCACCGAGTAGTGGCCATTTCGTCTGTGTAACAATATCAGTGGCGGCTTGGGTGCGGGTTCGTCCTTTTTGGGTGCCGATGAGTATTCCTTCAACCACCACAATGGCATTGTCCACCAGCATCCCTAGCGCAATCACCAACGCACCCAATGAGATACGTTGCAAATCGATCTTGAAATACTGCATGAATATAAAGGTGCCGAAGACGGTCAGTAAGAGAATCAGACCAATCAATAACCCGGACCTTAAGCCCATAAAAAACAACAGCACGATGATGACGATCGCAACCGCTTGGCCAAGACTGACAACAAACCCACTTACCGATTTGTCCACTTCCTTGGGTTGACTGTATATCTCTGCTATCTGCACGCCAACAGGCTGCTGGTACTTTAACTCGGCTAAGCGCCGATCAAACCGTTCACCGACTTCAACCACGTTAACACCGGTTGCAAAAGAAACACCAATATTAAGCGCGACATCGCCGTTATAGTTAATAATATTACTCGGTACTTCCTGGTAACCACGGGTGATTTTGGCAACATCACGTAAATAAATAAGCCCTGAAGCGCCATTTTCATTAATGATTAAATCACCAAGTTGCTCAACATTTTCGAACTCGCCCGTAGGATGAATTCGAATGTATTCATCGCCGATTCTTATAGCACCTGCATCCGACACTAGGTTCTGTGTTGAAAGTAAGTTGAATACCGTTGCCGGCGCCAAGCCAAGGCTACTCATTCGAGTCATCGATATTTCAATGAATACCTGCTCTTGCTGTTGCCCAGAGACGGAGATTTTGCTCACGCCATCAACTAACTCTAGCTCTCGTCTTAGGTAATCTACATAATCCAGCAGCTCTTTATAACCGTACCCATCCCCTGTCACCGCGAGCAAAATACCGTAAACGTCACCAAAGTCATCGATGACTTTAGGAGCGCCCACCCCTGGTGGTAATGACCCTTGCAGATCATTGACCTTTCGACGCAACTCATCCCAGATCTGCGGCAAGTCATCTGGGCCATAATTGTTCTTCATCGTCACCGTTATTTGTGACAACCCTCGGCTGGAAATCGAATTAACTTCATCCACATAAGTAAGCTGTTGAATGGCTTTCTCTAAAGGATAAGTCACCTCTTCTTCGACTTGCTGAGGAGTCGCACCTGCATACTGAGTCACGACCATAGCGTCTTTGATCGTAAAGGCAGGATCTTCAAGACGACCTAACCCAAAAAAGGCAGACACGCCTCCAATCAAAAAGATCAGTGAAATCATCCAGCTGATGACTTTATTCTTGATAAAATAAACCGCGATTCCTTTTTCTTCTTCATTCGTTTGGTCGGGTATCGCTTGCTTCAAATCACTCATTAAATGCTACCTCTGAAATCACGTTCACTTTCATTCCCTCTCGCAATTTAGAAAGTCCTGCAACAACGACGACGTTAGTTTTGTCTAGCCCATCGAGTACTTTAAATGAGTTTTGCGATGCTTTGCCTAATGTGACTTTTTGTTTTGTTACCGTATTGTCACTTTGTAAAATCCACACGTATTTATTGTCTCTTTCTAAGGCATCCCCATCCCCATTAAAGATCGCTTCTACAGGGACAGAAGCCCCGACGCTGATACTATGCCCAAGGCCCTCACCCATGGCGGCAACTTCAACAGCCATACCGTCGAGGATATATTCGCTTTCTGGCATCGGCATAGACAATGTGGCAGTGAATGTACCTGTTGCCGGATCCGGCTCGGTGGTAAATTCTTTTACTGATGCCTCATATTCATTGCCACTAGGCACTCTGACGACCGTTTGAATCGACTCTACAACCTGGCGAGTTGGCGCATTGACGTAAAGCCTATCTGGTAACTGTATGAGTATCTCTACTGTTTCAACACTGTGTATGTTGACAATGTGCTGCCCAACTTGAACATTTTCAAATTGGTCAGTATTAACTCGAGAAATAACGCCATCAACAGGGGCTTTAAGCTGGGTGAACGACAGTCTTAATTTCGCCAACTCTAATTCGGCCAAGGCTATTTGTCTTTGCGCCGCAATCTCATCAAATTGTGACTTAGCCAAAAGCCCTTTGTTAACGAGGGGTTTGGAACGATTAAACTGATTATTCACAACGGTAAATCGAGCCTGAGCGTTGTCGACATCAAGCTGATAATCGGTGGGATCTAGCCTAGCAATCAATTGCCCTTTCTTAACTCGGTCCCCTTCTTTTACGCTTAACTGGCTGATTTCGCCTGATACTCGAAAGCTCAAATGAGAGCGCTCTGCCGCATTTGCCACAGCGGGGAAGTAAAGCGATTCTGTCACTTCAGAAATCGATAGATCAGCAACCCTAACGTTAAGAGGAGCCATTTCAGTCTTTACAACGGTATCTTTACATCCCACCAAAACGATACTGAATGCGAACAAGCCAACTGTTTTCCATTGTTTCATCATTACAGCCCTCTCTCCTTAACCCACTCTCGGACTTTGATGCCACTTTCAATGCCACCAACGCCAGATACGATGATTTGATCACCATCATTTAAGCCAGAGAGTACTTCTCGCTTATCATTCACTTCAACCGTTGCTTTCTCTGTTAGACCCGATGGTGTAACACGCCATACTCGTGTTTTTCCATCTTCTTCAAACAGTGCAGATGATGGGATTCGGGTAGATTGACCCGCATCAACGATGGCTCGGACACGGCCTGCCATTCCAGGAAGAATACCGACATCCTTTGGCCGTTCCATCACCATCGTCACTTTATAAGCCCCCGTGTTCCGGTCTGCTTCTGTGTCTATTTCTTGAAAGAGAAGCGGATAACTCGTGTCGGGGAAAGCATCAAACGTCATGGTGACACTAGGGTTAAGATCTTGCGAAAAACGGTTCAACAGATGATCAGGTAACTGAAACACCACTTTCAGCAACTGGTTCGTTTGAATGTTCATTACCCCTGTTTTCTCGCTCACAAATTCAAAGTTTTGAGCTGGGGAAAGTGAAATGGTGCCGTCATAGGGCGCGATCAGTGTAGTGTATCTAAGATTTGCTTTCGCTTGAGAGAGGATAGCTCGCGCAGAATTGTGATTCGCTTTGGCTTGGTCAAAGTCTTGTTCTGACACTACTTTATCAATATGCAACTTTTTGTAACGTTCAAACTGCACGTCAGCCAACATGAAATTGGCTTGGGCTTGCTTGGCCAGTAAGGCGTATTCATCTGGGTTTAAAGCCGCTAACTGCTCACCTTTTTTGACATTTTGCCCGGCAGTTACATCAATCGATTGCAGTTGGCCAGGAACCCTAAAAGTCAATATCGCTTTATCACCCGCTTCGGTTGTCGCGGGGAAAGTGCGTTCAAACTGGTTATTACCAACCGATACTGTGAATAATTTTGCAGGCCGTGATTCCGGCTCAGGTACAGGAGGAAGATCTTTACCACAACCACTTAAGATTGCGCTAAAGACAATGAGATAAATATACTTTGCCATGTGTAGCACCCAACAGAATCATTTAGTTACAAAGATAGTTGAATACCCTGATGGATACCAGTGAATAATCGGTTAATTCATTGAAATCAAATGAGTAGAGAGTGGTATTTGATGCCACTCTCATTATTGATTAAAGATTTTTAAACTCGCGGTTGACTTTAAACGCATCAGAGGTGACGTAGGCCTCCATTTTTCCTAATTTCCCTCCCAGTGTATCAAAATCACTTTCTAACGTTTTTAGCAGTTCACTGGCACTCTTGCCTTGTTGCCAAGGCTTACTTTTTAGCTTGTGCTCTTGTTGAGTTTTGATGTCTTGAGAATAATTCACCGGCTGTTTCTCAATCATCAGTGTCATCGCGACATAAGCCAGGAGAACCAGAAATCCAGCACCAAGTAATGCCGCAGATATGACTAGGATTCGAATCAACCAAACCTCGACACTGAAGTAGTTCGCTAAACCAGCACAAACGCCGGTCAGTTTACTATTTTGAACATCTCTGTAGAGTTCGCGTTTAGTCATAAGATGATCTCCAATTGGGGGACTCAGCATCTAGAATTCTCTCTAACGTCACCACTCTAGATTGCAGCTTTTCTGCTTGCTCTGACAAATGGTGGATCCGTTGGTTATCTTCTTTGGATAACCCATTACCGGAATGACGTTTTGCTCGATAATGTAAAAATAACCATAAGGGAGCCACAAAGATTAAAAAAACCATCAATGGCCCAGCGATCAAAAACGATGACATAGAACTCTCCTATCCTTTATCTTTCATTTGCTGCTTTAATTTCGCCAGCTCTTGTTCAATTTCATCTTGCGCTTGGAGCTCGGCAAATTCCTGATCTAAGGATTTTGCATTACCACTCTTGGCATACACATCCGCTTCCGCTTCCAGTTCATCCACTTTACGTGAATACTGCTCAAACTTCGCCATAGCTTCATGAGTACGACTAGTATGAAGATGCTTTTGGACATCACGTCGGCTGGTTGCTGTTTGGTTTCGAATCGCCAGTGTTTGTTGCTTAGCTCGCGTTTCAATGATCTTGCTCTCTAATTTACTTACCTCACCGCTAAGCTTTTCAATCGTATCTTCCACCAATACGTTTTCAGCTTGCAGCCCTTTGAGGATCTCGATGAGTTTTTGCTTCTCGATCAATGCCGCTCTCGCTAACTCTTCGCGCTGCTTGGTAATGGCGAGTGTTGCTTTTTGCTGCCAACCTTCAATCTGGTCTTCCATTGATTCAATTTTACGGCTCAGATCTTTTTTATCGGCCAACGCTTTCGCGGAGTTGGTTCTTACTTCAACCAGTGTATCTTCCATTTCCTGTATGATAAGTCGAATCATCTTTTCTGGATCCTCTGCCTTATCAAGTAGAGAACTAATATTTGAGTTTACGATATCTGCAAAACGAGAAAAAACACCCATGATATATCTCCTAATTAACGGTAACGATGCGCGGTATATGCGCTGACATTCTTGATGTATGAAAAGAAACAATCAAGATGCATGCCAATTTTTAAATCTTTATAATCATACACTTATATTATCCGTCATTAGCCACCACTCTGTGTTATGATGAAATTAACCTACTATTGGTATTTTTAACCAGTTCGTTCTTAACATGGAGTCGACATCATGCGCCAAAACTTGATCGGTGAATCCCCAGCCTTTCTCTCAGTATTAGATAAAGTCTCTCGTTTGGCGCCTATTGAACGGCCCGTCCTCATTATTGGCGAGCGTGGTACGGGGAAAGAACTGATCGCTCAGCGGCTTCATTACCTATCCAGACGGTGGGAAAATAGCCTTGTTTCACTTAACTGCGCCACTTTGAGTGATGGCTTAATTGATTCGGAACTGTTTGGTCATGAATCTGGCGCGTTTACCGGGGCTAAAGGTCGTCACCAAGGTCGGTTTGAACGTGCAGAAGGCGGAACTCTGTTTTTAGATGAGCTCGCCACCGCGCCTTTAGCCGTGCAAGAAAAGCTGCTCAGGGTGATCGAATATGGGCAATATGAGCGAGTCGGTGGTCAAAAAACACTGAATGCCAATGTTCGTTTGGTCTGCGCGACGAATGCAAACTTGCCTCAGCTCGCACAGAAGAATCTCTTTCGGGCCGATCTTCTCGACAGGCTCGCATTTGATGTTATTCACTTGCCGCCATTGAGAGAACGCCCTGAAGATATTCCACTGCTTGCTGAGCACTACGCGATAAAGATGTGTCAAGAATTGGATCTGGAATTTTTTCCTGGCTTTTCTCACAGCGCCATGCGAGAACTTCTTGAATACACTTGGCCGGGTAACATCAGAGAGCTCAAAAATGTCATTGAGCGTGCTATCTACCAGCACAATCGCATCGATGAGCCCATTGATACTCTAGTGTTTGACCCCTTTGGTGGCGCTTGGGGCAACACAACAGTGAACCACGAGGATAACGATAGTAAAATGGGCGAGCAGCCAGATTCCGCTCTTTTGAACCCTCAAAATAATGGTTTTGTATCGCCATACTCAGACGATAAATCACTAGAACCGAGTAAACTCAACCCGTTAGCGTTGCCAATTGACTATAAAGCGTGGCAAGAAGAACAAGATATTGCATTGCTGAATCTGGCACTCAATGAGGCGCAGTTTAACCAACGAAAAGCCGCTGAGCTTTTAGGCTTGAGCTATCATCAATTAAGAGGCATGGTCAGAAAATACGACTTGATTGCGCAAAACGGCCAATAACCTCATAGATTCAACTGTTTTCAGTTGGTTTGAATGTCCAAACAATGGTAAATTATCGAGATCTGACGGCATGAATATTGGTTTAGTTTTGCCTTATCCCCTGACAAAGTTCTTTCTATGAAAGCGTTCTCAAAACTGACATTTGGATTCTTTGGCCTACTGTTTTTGGTCGGCTGTGGTGAAGATATCGATCACGATAAAATCCGACAAAGTGGCTTTATTTTTTGTGGGCAAGGCGGCTTACAAACGTTCAATCCACAACTTGTCGATAGCGGTATTACGTCTGAAGCACTTAGCCCGCAACTCTTCGATACTTTAGTTGTACTCGATCCAGAAACGCATCAACCCATCCCGAGTGTTGCGACTCAATGGACGGTGAATAAGTCTCGTACCGAATATATTTTCGATCTTAAAGAAGATGTTCCGTTCCATACGACTGAATGGTTTACGCCAACGCGCAACCTTAACGCTGAAGATGTTGTATTTAGTTTTCGACGTATTATAGATTCGAGTCATTCTTATCATTACGTGGGTAATGGCCAGTACCCTTGGTTTACCGGCATTGATTTTCAAAATCTGCTGATCGATGTACAGGCTTTAACAGCCCATCAAGTCAAGTTCACGCTCAGTCGCCCTGATAACACATTTTTGTCTAACATCGCGACAAGCCATGCTGTTATTCACTCTTTGGAATACGCCACTCAGCTTGAGAAAAACGACCGTAAGCGACAGATCGATACTTTACCCGTGGGGTCTGGGCCATTTTATCTAGATGAATATCTGGTCAATGACTTCGTCCGTCTTCGTAAACATAATACCTACTGGAATGGTCCAGCGAAACTTCAGCAAGTGGTGTTTGATATTTCTCACCGTGGGACAGGGACCTTCGCGAAGCTTCTTCGAAATGAGTGCGATGTCCTGAACGCACCTCTTTCAAGCCAAATTCCTATTATTGAGCAGCAAGAGTCACTGGTGTTAACCGCAAGACCGGCCATCAATGTTGCGTATATAGCGGTCAATACCATTCACCCAGAGTTAACCGATGTCAGAGTCCGTAAGGCACTCAGTTTTGCCATCAACCGCCAAAATATCCTCGATTCGGTTTATTACGGTACCGGTAGCTTAGCCTATACACTTCTACCACCAACATCCTGGGCGTATCAGAAAGACCAAGTACAAATCCGATACGACCGGAATTATGCGATAGCTCTCTTGCGAGAAGCCGGTTATGACTCGGGTTTAGAATTAACCATGTCCATCCCTTTAGAAAGCAAAGCGTACAACCCTAGCCCTCGTAAAACTGCCGAGCTGATCCAAGCTAATTTTGCTGATGTAGGTATCACACTGCATCTTATTACTGAAGATAGATTGAGTCGGAGCGACGCAAACAACAGGGATAATATCGACTTATTTTTAACCGGTTGGCTTGGTGCGACTGGGGACCCAGACAATTTCTTTAGGCCTCTACTCTCCTGTGATTCTGAAAGAGCGGGGCTTAATATCTCCATGTGGTGTAACTCAGATTTTGATTTCTTACTCGATTTGGCGCTGGAAGTCGACAAACCTCGTTACCGCACCAATTTATATTATCAGGCTCAGAATATTTTGAATGATGAATTTCCAGTCATTCCACTTGCCCATGGCAGACAATTTCAGGTTTACCACCATTCTCTAAAAGGGATAGAATTCAATCCCTTTAATTTGCCCCCATTTAACTTAGTTGAACGGAGTCAGTAATGTTTCTCTATACGCTTCGTCGTCTGAATCTGTTTTTTATTACTCTGCTGCTGCTGACGCTCATTGGATTCAATATTGTTCGCCTTGATGCCCTATCTCCGTGGGCACATCTTGATTTCTGGAGTGGCTGGTTAAGCTATCTTGTCGAACTGTCTCAGCTTAACTTTGGCACCAATAATAATGGGGTGCCTATCATTGACGAACTCATCATCGTTTTCCCTGCGACCATTGAGTTATGTTTGATCGCTTTCATCATCTCAATGTTTGTCGGTATTCCACTCGGCACGCTCGCAGGGATGAAACAAGGTAAGTGGATCGATAGCATTATTTCATTCACTTCAATGACCGGTTATTCCGCTCCAATTTTTTGGGTCGCATTACTATTGATCATGGTGTTTTCTTTAGAATATCAAGTCTTACCTATTGCAGGTCGGTACGATTTTCTATACCAGGTAGAACACGTGACTGGGTTTGCTTTGATCGATGCCTTCTTTACGGAAGGAAAGTATCGCGCTCATACCGTTCAAAGTGTCTTGGAACACTTAATATTACCCTGCTTGGTACTGGCATTGGCACCCACCACTCAAGTGATTCGATTGATG
Coding sequences within it:
- the pspB gene encoding envelope stress response membrane protein PspB — its product is MSSFLIAGPLMVFLIFVAPLWLFLHYRAKRHSGNGLSKEDNQRIHHLSEQAEKLQSRVVTLERILDAESPNWRSSYD
- a CDS encoding efflux RND transporter periplasmic adaptor subunit yields the protein MMKQWKTVGLFAFSIVLVGCKDTVVKTEMAPLNVRVADLSISEVTESLYFPAVANAAERSHLSFRVSGEISQLSVKEGDRVKKGQLIARLDPTDYQLDVDNAQARFTVVNNQFNRSKPLVNKGLLAKSQFDEIAAQRQIALAELELAKLRLSFTQLKAPVDGVISRVNTDQFENVQVGQHIVNIHSVETVEILIQLPDRLYVNAPTRQVVESIQTVVRVPSGNEYEASVKEFTTEPDPATGTFTATLSMPMPESEYILDGMAVEVAAMGEGLGHSISVGASVPVEAIFNGDGDALERDNKYVWILQSDNTVTKQKVTLGKASQNSFKVLDGLDKTNVVVVAGLSKLREGMKVNVISEVAFNE
- the pspC gene encoding envelope stress response membrane protein PspC, whose protein sequence is MTKRELYRDVQNSKLTGVCAGLANYFSVEVWLIRILVISAALLGAGFLVLLAYVAMTLMIEKQPVNYSQDIKTQQEHKLKSKPWQQGKSASELLKTLESDFDTLGGKLGKMEAYVTSDAFKVNREFKNL
- a CDS encoding ABC transporter permease subunit is translated as MFLYTLRRLNLFFITLLLLTLIGFNIVRLDALSPWAHLDFWSGWLSYLVELSQLNFGTNNNGVPIIDELIIVFPATIELCLIAFIISMFVGIPLGTLAGMKQGKWIDSIISFTSMTGYSAPIFWVALLLIMVFSLEYQVLPIAGRYDFLYQVEHVTGFALIDAFFTEGKYRAHTVQSVLEHLILPCLVLALAPTTQVIRLMRTSVAEVMTQNYIRAARIRGLTTLEIITQHVMRNAIPPIIPKIGVQLSSMLTLAIITETIFNWPGIGRWLLDALSNQDYTSIQAGVMVVATFVLTANIISDLIGAMVNPLERKAWYANK
- the pspF gene encoding phage shock protein operon transcriptional activator, with the protein product MRQNLIGESPAFLSVLDKVSRLAPIERPVLIIGERGTGKELIAQRLHYLSRRWENSLVSLNCATLSDGLIDSELFGHESGAFTGAKGRHQGRFERAEGGTLFLDELATAPLAVQEKLLRVIEYGQYERVGGQKTLNANVRLVCATNANLPQLAQKNLFRADLLDRLAFDVIHLPPLRERPEDIPLLAEHYAIKMCQELDLEFFPGFSHSAMRELLEYTWPGNIRELKNVIERAIYQHNRIDEPIDTLVFDPFGGAWGNTTVNHEDNDSKMGEQPDSALLNPQNNGFVSPYSDDKSLEPSKLNPLALPIDYKAWQEEQDIALLNLALNEAQFNQRKAAELLGLSYHQLRGMVRKYDLIAQNGQ
- a CDS encoding efflux RND transporter permease subunit gives rise to the protein MSDLKQAIPDQTNEEEKGIAVYFIKNKVISWMISLIFLIGGVSAFFGLGRLEDPAFTIKDAMVVTQYAGATPQQVEEEVTYPLEKAIQQLTYVDEVNSISSRGLSQITVTMKNNYGPDDLPQIWDELRRKVNDLQGSLPPGVGAPKVIDDFGDVYGILLAVTGDGYGYKELLDYVDYLRRELELVDGVSKISVSGQQQEQVFIEISMTRMSSLGLAPATVFNLLSTQNLVSDAGAIRIGDEYIRIHPTGEFENVEQLGDLIINENGASGLIYLRDVAKITRGYQEVPSNIINYNGDVALNIGVSFATGVNVVEVGERFDRRLAELKYQQPVGVQIAEIYSQPKEVDKSVSGFVVSLGQAVAIVIIVLLFFMGLRSGLLIGLILLLTVFGTFIFMQYFKIDLQRISLGALVIALGMLVDNAIVVVEGILIGTQKGRTRTQAATDIVTQTKWPLLGATIIAVTAFAPIGLSEDATGEYCGTLFTVLLISLMLSWFTAISLTPFFADMFFKGQKLPEGDENSDPYNGVVFVAYKNFLEFCMNRAWLTVIVLVVGLGVSLYGFTMVKQSFFPSSTTPMFQADIWLPEGTDIRATNTKLKVLESWLSEQDHVEHVTTTAGKGLQRFMLTYAPEKSYAGYGEITTRVDDYEALHNLMEAFRQYVESDFPEISYKLKQIELGPGGGAKIEARIVGSDPTILRGLAAQVSEIMSADPNATNVRHDWRERTKVLEPQFNESQARRYGITKSDVDDFLSMSFSGKSVGVYRDGTTLMPIVTRLPEDERVDIRNIEGMKMWSPVLSEYIPLQQITLGYELRWEDPIIVRKNRKRVLTVMADPDILGEETASTLQKRLMPQIEAIDMPPGYFLEWGGEYESSRDAQESLFTTMPLGYLFMFLITVFLFNSVKEPLIVWLTVPLAIIGVTTGLLALNTPFGFMALLGFLSLSGMLLKNGIVLLDQIEIEMRTGKEPYVAVVDAALSRVRPVCMAAVTTILGMVPLLPDIFFKPMAVTIMFGLGFATVLTLIVVPVLYRLFHGLKIPNKI
- the pspA gene encoding phage shock protein PspA; the protein is MGVFSRFADIVNSNISSLLDKAEDPEKMIRLIIQEMEDTLVEVRTNSAKALADKKDLSRKIESMEDQIEGWQQKATLAITKQREELARAALIEKQKLIEILKGLQAENVLVEDTIEKLSGEVSKLESKIIETRAKQQTLAIRNQTATSRRDVQKHLHTSRTHEAMAKFEQYSRKVDELEAEADVYAKSGNAKSLDQEFAELQAQDEIEQELAKLKQQMKDKG
- a CDS encoding efflux RND transporter periplasmic adaptor subunit; this encodes MAKYIYLIVFSAILSGCGKDLPPVPEPESRPAKLFTVSVGNNQFERTFPATTEAGDKAILTFRVPGQLQSIDVTAGQNVKKGEQLAALNPDEYALLAKQAQANFMLADVQFERYKKLHIDKVVSEQDFDQAKANHNSARAILSQAKANLRYTTLIAPYDGTISLSPAQNFEFVSEKTGVMNIQTNQLLKVVFQLPDHLLNRFSQDLNPSVTMTFDAFPDTSYPLLFQEIDTEADRNTGAYKVTMVMERPKDVGILPGMAGRVRAIVDAGQSTRIPSSALFEEDGKTRVWRVTPSGLTEKATVEVNDKREVLSGLNDGDQIIVSGVGGIESGIKVREWVKERGL
- a CDS encoding ABC transporter substrate-binding protein encodes the protein MKAFSKLTFGFFGLLFLVGCGEDIDHDKIRQSGFIFCGQGGLQTFNPQLVDSGITSEALSPQLFDTLVVLDPETHQPIPSVATQWTVNKSRTEYIFDLKEDVPFHTTEWFTPTRNLNAEDVVFSFRRIIDSSHSYHYVGNGQYPWFTGIDFQNLLIDVQALTAHQVKFTLSRPDNTFLSNIATSHAVIHSLEYATQLEKNDRKRQIDTLPVGSGPFYLDEYLVNDFVRLRKHNTYWNGPAKLQQVVFDISHRGTGTFAKLLRNECDVLNAPLSSQIPIIEQQESLVLTARPAINVAYIAVNTIHPELTDVRVRKALSFAINRQNILDSVYYGTGSLAYTLLPPTSWAYQKDQVQIRYDRNYAIALLREAGYDSGLELTMSIPLESKAYNPSPRKTAELIQANFADVGITLHLITEDRLSRSDANNRDNIDLFLTGWLGATGDPDNFFRPLLSCDSERAGLNISMWCNSDFDFLLDLALEVDKPRYRTNLYYQAQNILNDEFPVIPLAHGRQFQVYHHSLKGIEFNPFNLPPFNLVERSQ